In Iodobacter fluviatilis, one DNA window encodes the following:
- a CDS encoding c-type cytochrome codes for MQRFTLVLLTLLALTACQRGDPHSPVSLRKATFKEMLKSREAINAMLTGAKPYKADSVLQEAIKLQEKSTKPWAYFAEFTVNNQSDAKQKSDSADFHAAADNMQQQSNALKAAAQTGQEDRIRASYKAVEDACIRCHQQFRPG; via the coding sequence ATGCAACGATTTACACTTGTTTTACTCACATTACTGGCTTTAACCGCGTGCCAGCGCGGCGATCCTCACTCCCCGGTTTCCCTTAGAAAAGCGACTTTCAAAGAAATGCTTAAATCGCGTGAGGCGATTAATGCCATGTTGACAGGGGCGAAGCCTTATAAAGCGGATAGCGTGTTGCAAGAAGCAATTAAGCTGCAAGAAAAATCAACAAAACCATGGGCTTATTTTGCAGAATTCACGGTAAATAATCAGTCTGATGCCAAGCAAAAATCGGACTCTGCTGATTTTCATGCCGCCGCAGACAATATGCAGCAGCAGAGCAACGCTTTAAAAGCTGCGGCGCAAACCGGGCAGGAAGATCGTATCCGTGCGTCGTATAAGGCAGTCGAAGATGCTTGTATCCGTTGCCATCAACAGTTCAGGCCGGGTTAA
- a CDS encoding ABC transporter substrate-binding protein — MMRILFCCCLMLVPVSAHALKIAMVLWRGETAAEQGFRDELKKLGFKTVIVVFDANQDRTKLATMLRTQLAPHLASYDYVYSFGTTATLMSKSFLSGRKPLIFNVVSDPIGAGIVSVVKEENKMVAGVSNMVFLPLQISNARKFLPKGSKMLLPVNPRERNTQLIGEQLKAVAADYQWTLETWRINPDKALLKTELARLQQVAKESVVFIPADSYLISVAPELMQALNDARIATICSIEAFIPYHCSVGTVGDYRAQGILAARIILMHQKGKVLQDIPVQYDLNPRLIVGDTQVP, encoded by the coding sequence ATGATGCGAATTTTGTTTTGTTGCTGCTTGATGCTGGTGCCCGTTTCTGCCCATGCACTTAAAATTGCGATGGTACTGTGGCGGGGTGAAACCGCCGCTGAGCAGGGCTTTCGTGATGAGCTAAAAAAGCTGGGTTTCAAAACCGTGATTGTCGTTTTTGATGCAAATCAGGACCGGACAAAATTAGCGACGATGTTACGGACCCAATTAGCGCCTCATCTTGCATCATATGATTATGTATACAGCTTTGGTACGACAGCGACATTAATGAGTAAAAGCTTTTTATCTGGGCGCAAGCCATTGATTTTTAATGTGGTTTCAGATCCGATTGGTGCGGGGATTGTCTCTGTCGTTAAAGAAGAGAATAAAATGGTGGCTGGGGTGAGTAATATGGTTTTTCTGCCACTGCAAATCAGTAATGCCCGAAAGTTTTTGCCTAAAGGCAGCAAAATGTTGCTGCCAGTGAATCCCCGAGAGAGAAATACGCAATTAATTGGAGAGCAGTTAAAGGCTGTGGCGGCAGATTATCAATGGACATTAGAAACATGGCGAATCAACCCTGATAAAGCGCTGCTTAAAACTGAATTGGCCCGTTTGCAGCAAGTCGCTAAAGAGAGCGTCGTTTTTATTCCGGCAGATAGTTATCTGATTTCAGTTGCACCGGAGTTAATGCAGGCACTTAATGATGCGCGTATTGCAACGATTTGCAGTATTGAGGCTTTTATTCCTTATCATTGCAGCGTAGGAACAGTAGGGGATTACCGTGCCCAAGGTATATTGGCTGCGCGAATTATTTTAATGCATCAAAAGGGAAAGGTATTGCAGGATATTCCTGTGCAATACGATCTGAATCCGCGGCTTATTGTGGGTGATACTCAAGTGCCTTAA
- a CDS encoding ABC transporter ATP-binding protein, whose translation MSQNTETLLSVRNLVVNFRQEDGERFNAIKGVSFDIPKHRTVALVGESGSGKSVTSMAIMQLLPPNNTEVSKDSQILFEGRNLLGLSGSELRKMRGKDIAMIFQEPMSSLNPVFTVGDQVAETLMLHAGLGRREAAKRAVELLTEVGLPDPAKKAKNYPHELSGGQQQRVMIAMAIACEPKLLIADEPTTALDVTIQKQILQLIADLQKKHGMSVLFITHDLGLVGEFAHDVVVMRHGEIREAGTVEQIFDAPKDSYTKALLACRPHLDRRPERLAVIDDFLKPGGYAEPANRERGYKADDEIVLEVKGLGKSFESREGLFGKRVFHAAKDVSFKLARGKTLGIVGESGSGKTTVGLTLVRLHQATSGQAFFNGKDLFAMSPREFNEYKRRIQIIFQNPYASLNPRFTVEQILTEPMKLHSIGANDSERIKLARDLLNKVCLPWNSLAKYPHEFSGGQRQRIAIARCLTMKPEILICDESVSALDVSVQAQVLNLLQDLQDEFKLSYLFISHDLAVVKHISDQVMVMNKGEVVEQADADAIYLNPTADYTRKLLSSIPQGRGRVQNQQYSDSVLVTL comes from the coding sequence ATGTCCCAAAATACTGAAACACTGCTGTCTGTACGTAATTTAGTGGTTAATTTCCGCCAGGAAGACGGCGAGCGTTTTAACGCGATCAAGGGTGTGAGCTTTGATATCCCTAAGCACCGCACCGTGGCTTTGGTGGGCGAGTCGGGCTCGGGTAAGTCTGTCACTTCGATGGCGATTATGCAGTTGTTGCCGCCCAACAATACCGAAGTCAGCAAAGACAGCCAGATTCTATTTGAAGGACGTAATCTGCTGGGCTTAAGCGGCAGCGAATTACGCAAAATGCGCGGTAAAGATATTGCCATGATTTTCCAAGAGCCAATGAGCTCTTTAAATCCGGTGTTTACCGTGGGCGATCAGGTGGCAGAAACCCTGATGCTGCACGCTGGCTTAGGTCGCCGTGAAGCGGCAAAGCGCGCAGTAGAGTTGCTGACCGAAGTAGGCTTGCCTGATCCGGCAAAGAAAGCCAAAAACTATCCGCACGAATTGTCGGGCGGGCAGCAGCAGCGCGTGATGATCGCGATGGCGATTGCTTGCGAGCCAAAGCTTTTGATTGCAGACGAACCGACCACGGCGCTGGATGTGACGATTCAAAAGCAAATTCTGCAACTGATTGCTGATCTGCAAAAAAAGCACGGCATGTCGGTGCTGTTTATTACCCATGATTTGGGTCTCGTGGGCGAGTTTGCCCATGATGTAGTGGTGATGCGTCACGGTGAAATCCGTGAAGCGGGTACGGTTGAGCAAATTTTTGACGCGCCTAAAGATAGCTATACCAAGGCGCTGCTGGCTTGCCGCCCGCACTTGGATCGCCGCCCAGAGCGCCTTGCCGTAATCGATGATTTCCTAAAACCGGGTGGCTATGCCGAGCCTGCAAATCGGGAGCGCGGTTATAAAGCGGATGATGAGATTGTGCTGGAGGTGAAAGGCCTCGGTAAATCTTTTGAATCGCGTGAAGGCCTGTTTGGTAAGCGTGTTTTCCATGCTGCGAAAGATGTGTCATTTAAATTGGCGCGTGGCAAAACGCTGGGTATTGTGGGTGAGTCGGGCTCGGGTAAGACCACGGTAGGTTTAACTCTGGTGCGCTTGCATCAAGCCACTAGCGGCCAAGCGTTTTTTAATGGCAAAGATTTATTTGCCATGAGCCCGCGTGAATTTAATGAATACAAACGCCGTATTCAGATTATTTTCCAAAACCCCTATGCGTCTTTAAATCCGCGCTTTACGGTTGAGCAAATTTTGACCGAGCCCATGAAATTGCACAGCATTGGTGCAAATGACAGTGAGCGCATTAAATTGGCGCGTGATTTACTGAATAAAGTGTGCCTGCCATGGAATTCGCTGGCGAAATATCCGCATGAATTCTCGGGTGGCCAGCGCCAGCGGATTGCCATCGCACGTTGCCTAACGATGAAGCCGGAAATTCTGATTTGTGATGAATCGGTCTCTGCCTTGGATGTATCGGTGCAGGCGCAGGTATTGAATTTGCTGCAAGATCTGCAAGATGAATTTAAATTGTCTTACTTATTTATTTCGCATGATCTGGCCGTGGTGAAGCATATTTCAGATCAGGTGATGGTGATGAATAAGGGCGAAGTGGTGGAGCAGGCCGATGCGGATGCCATTTATCTTAATCCTACTGCCGATTACACCCGCAAATTGCTGTCATCCATCCCGCAAGGCCGGGGACGTGTACAAAATCAGCAATATTCAGACAGCGTCCTAGTGACCTTGTAA
- a CDS encoding GNAT family N-acetyltransferase, producing MISIHSHIDDIAAADWDALAGKQPFISHAYLAALENTGAVSEHNGWTPCHLAIRDADQQLTAAMPLYRKTHSYGEYVFDWAWAEAYQRHGLDYYPKLISAIPFTPVTGPRLLAQTETTRKHLLAAAIAIAQESGDSSFHLLFPPAIEASLAQDNGLLSRHDVQFHWLRGDWRDYADFSDALTRDKRKKLRQERRKVSDAGVSIIRKRGSEISEADWAFFYRCYSNTYLEHRSTPYLSLAFFLQIANAMPQSCLLVLAYQDGQPIAAALNIIGPDRLYGRYWGAAWGPAGYVGNLHFELCFYQGIEFALEAGLDAFEGGAQGAHKLARGFVPVATQSAHWLAHPGFSDAIDQHLNREREAVASWQSELEQHKPFKPSPSQ from the coding sequence ATGATCAGCATTCACTCGCATATCGATGACATTGCCGCAGCAGATTGGGATGCGCTGGCAGGCAAGCAGCCTTTTATAAGCCACGCCTATCTTGCTGCGCTTGAAAACACCGGTGCAGTCAGTGAGCACAATGGCTGGACGCCCTGCCATTTAGCGATCAGGGATGCAGATCAGCAATTAACCGCAGCCATGCCCTTATATAGAAAGACGCACTCCTACGGAGAGTATGTATTTGATTGGGCATGGGCAGAGGCTTACCAGCGCCATGGATTGGATTACTATCCCAAGTTAATCAGTGCAATTCCCTTTACACCGGTTACCGGGCCAAGATTACTGGCTCAAACAGAGACCACCCGAAAACACTTACTGGCCGCGGCCATTGCCATTGCGCAAGAATCAGGCGATTCATCGTTTCATCTTTTATTCCCTCCGGCTATCGAAGCCAGCTTAGCGCAAGATAACGGCCTACTTAGCCGCCACGACGTACAGTTTCATTGGCTACGCGGTGATTGGCGGGATTACGCTGATTTTAGCGATGCGCTCACCCGGGATAAGCGCAAAAAATTACGCCAGGAACGGCGTAAGGTCAGCGATGCAGGGGTGAGTATTATTCGTAAGCGCGGCAGCGAGATCAGCGAGGCCGATTGGGCTTTTTTCTACCGCTGCTATAGCAATACTTATCTAGAACACCGCTCCACACCCTATTTAAGCTTGGCGTTTTTCCTGCAAATCGCCAACGCCATGCCGCAATCCTGCCTGCTGGTACTGGCTTATCAAGATGGCCAACCCATTGCAGCAGCACTCAATATCATCGGCCCAGATCGGCTTTATGGCCGCTATTGGGGTGCGGCTTGGGGGCCTGCAGGCTATGTGGGCAATCTGCATTTTGAGCTGTGTTTTTATCAAGGAATCGAGTTTGCACTGGAAGCGGGCTTAGATGCTTTTGAGGGCGGAGCACAGGGGGCGCATAAATTAGCTAGGGGATTTGTACCTGTCGCCACTCAGTCGGCTCACTGGCTAGCCCACCCTGGCTTTAGTGATGCCATCGATCAGCATTTAAACAGGGAACGAGAGGCTGTGGCCAGCTGGCAGAGCGAGCTGGAACAACACAAACCGTTTAAACCAAGCCCAAGCCAATAA
- a CDS encoding alkaline phosphatase D family protein gives MNRRQFLKWTGFVTVSTVGPALLVGCNSSDDDAVLPLTPSLPCKFPQSIASGDPAANSIMLWTRVVPADADDVVSAKAADIAVRLVISSSDQSALLGSNKPLAGTIVHEVTLSAKADWDHTIRHKVEGLKPATTYFYQFIAGSSISRVGRFKTAPAVDADVNKLRFAYLSCQDWSINHWAGFTSLASEELDFVVHLGDYIYETVGEDFQKGAVEAAHTAIKLPDGPFKNGKDGARFANTTADYRTLYKQYRSDARLQSVHERFAMIAIWDDHEFSDDCWGDSTTYDNGSFDAKTGKADNKHETERRRSANQAWFEFMPADVKFDITDKGFQNIRLYRDFRFGKLLHLVMTDQRLYRADHVIPEAAAGSSIGSRYMVPTAVLAGAEAQKIAAAKPSGDELALVSILGKTQRDWWQSTMKASTATWKLWGNEVSLLKMCVNGKSLTAAPKDFQTEIILNADQWDGYNAERKALMQFLSSNQIKNVVAITGDIHSFYAGQVYDDYASGKPVMIDLVTAGISSDSFYSYFVKAVSDKSFAAVQPLVFTSEAAAEGIAIQMISAGVAMQAGLTDLSNTAAIAAAVKGAIAAGKLPAAAVTATAGLSATAVNTFNETLAGNMGTVIGGQIAALAAAGRSVAAQTLYGMIAQQLASAMGITTAQVPAAEVVKRLNPFANQTAGTAPVVNNPWIKYADTDAQGYTVLELTAEGLKAEFRKISRLEGSVAPQKAVSSVKTIKVKAGSLDLTITD, from the coding sequence ATGAATCGTCGTCAGTTTTTAAAGTGGACCGGCTTTGTTACTGTTTCAACTGTAGGCCCTGCGTTGCTTGTAGGGTGTAACAGCAGCGATGATGATGCTGTCTTGCCACTGACTCCTTCCCTTCCTTGTAAATTCCCGCAAAGTATTGCTTCGGGCGATCCGGCTGCTAATAGCATTATGCTGTGGACCCGTGTTGTGCCGGCCGATGCGGATGATGTGGTTTCTGCCAAGGCTGCGGATATTGCGGTGCGCCTTGTGATCAGCAGCAGCGATCAGTCAGCGCTTCTGGGCAGCAATAAGCCGCTGGCAGGTACGATAGTGCATGAGGTCACACTAAGCGCAAAAGCCGATTGGGATCACACGATTCGCCACAAGGTTGAGGGTTTAAAACCTGCGACGACCTATTTCTACCAGTTTATTGCAGGCAGCAGTATCAGCCGTGTTGGGCGCTTTAAGACGGCTCCTGCGGTGGATGCGGATGTGAACAAGCTGCGCTTTGCTTATTTATCCTGCCAGGACTGGAGTATTAATCACTGGGCAGGTTTTACTTCTCTGGCCAGTGAAGAGCTGGATTTTGTAGTGCATTTGGGTGACTACATCTACGAAACCGTCGGTGAAGATTTCCAAAAGGGCGCAGTAGAGGCTGCTCACACAGCGATTAAGCTACCCGATGGCCCGTTCAAAAATGGTAAAGATGGCGCACGCTTTGCCAATACCACGGCCGATTACCGCACGCTTTATAAGCAATATCGCTCAGATGCCCGCTTGCAGTCGGTGCACGAGCGCTTTGCCATGATTGCAATCTGGGATGATCACGAATTTTCTGATGATTGTTGGGGGGACTCCACCACTTACGATAATGGCAGCTTCGATGCCAAAACGGGTAAAGCTGATAATAAGCACGAAACTGAGCGCCGCCGCAGCGCCAATCAGGCGTGGTTTGAATTTATGCCTGCCGATGTAAAGTTTGATATCACGGATAAAGGCTTCCAGAACATCCGTCTTTACCGGGATTTCCGTTTTGGTAAATTGCTGCATCTGGTGATGACCGATCAGCGTCTTTACCGCGCCGACCATGTGATTCCTGAAGCCGCTGCGGGCAGCTCGATTGGTTCGCGCTATATGGTGCCGACCGCCGTACTGGCAGGCGCTGAAGCGCAAAAAATAGCCGCAGCTAAACCATCGGGTGATGAGCTGGCCCTAGTGTCTATTCTCGGCAAAACCCAGCGTGATTGGTGGCAAAGCACCATGAAGGCTTCAACCGCCACTTGGAAGCTGTGGGGCAATGAAGTATCGCTGCTTAAAATGTGTGTAAACGGCAAATCACTCACGGCCGCGCCTAAAGATTTCCAGACCGAAATTATCCTGAACGCCGATCAGTGGGATGGCTACAACGCCGAGCGCAAAGCCCTGATGCAGTTTTTGAGCAGCAATCAAATCAAAAACGTGGTGGCGATTACTGGCGATATTCATTCTTTCTACGCCGGGCAAGTGTATGACGATTACGCCAGCGGCAAGCCGGTGATGATCGATTTAGTCACCGCAGGCATCAGTAGCGATTCTTTTTATAGCTACTTTGTAAAAGCGGTTAGCGACAAGAGCTTTGCCGCGGTGCAGCCGCTCGTGTTTACTTCGGAAGCCGCAGCAGAAGGGATTGCCATTCAAATGATCTCGGCAGGCGTGGCCATGCAAGCGGGGCTTACAGATTTAAGCAATACCGCTGCGATTGCTGCAGCAGTGAAGGGCGCGATTGCGGCGGGTAAATTGCCAGCGGCAGCGGTGACAGCTACGGCGGGCCTGTCGGCGACGGCAGTGAATACCTTTAACGAAACGCTGGCAGGCAATATGGGCACGGTGATTGGCGGGCAAATTGCCGCGCTTGCAGCCGCAGGGCGCTCGGTGGCGGCGCAAACACTGTATGGCATGATTGCCCAGCAGCTGGCCAGCGCAATGGGCATCACCACGGCACAAGTGCCTGCCGCCGAAGTGGTGAAACGCCTCAATCCCTTTGCCAATCAGACTGCAGGCACCGCACCAGTAGTGAATAATCCATGGATTAAATATGCCGATACCGATGCACAGGGTTACACGGTGCTTGAGTTAACGGCTGAGGGCTTGAAGGCAGAGTTTAGAAAAATCAGTCGTTTAGAAGGCAGTGTTGCACCGCAAAAAGCCGTAAGCAGTGTTAAAACAATTAAGGTAAAAGCGGGAAGCCTTGATTTAACCATTACTGATTAA